The bacterium genomic interval GGGATAACCATCACCTCCGCCGCCACCACCTGCTCCTGGCGAGGGCACCGCATCAACATAATAGATACACCGGGCCACGTAGACTTCACCGTCGAAGTGGAGCGTTCTTTGAGAGTTTTGGACGGAGCCGTCGGCGTCTTCTGCGCCGTGGCCGGGGTGCAGCCCCAATCCGAGACGGTCTGGCGCCAAGCGACGCACTACGGCATACCGCGTCTGGCCGTCATCAACAAGATGGACCGCGTGGGCGCCGACTTCGACCGCGCCCTCGAGAGCCTGGTCCAAAAGCTCAAGGCGAACCCGGTCCCCGTCACCATCCCCGTGGGCGCCGAGGACGACTTCCGAGGCGTCGTGGACCTCTTGACGATGGAGCTGGTCACCTTCGGCGACGACCTGGGACTGACGGTCACACGGGAGCCGCTGGACGGGCCTTTGGCCGAGATGGCCGCCCCTTACCGCGAGCGTCTGGTGGA includes:
- a CDS encoding GTP-binding protein; protein product: MALIRNVGITAHIDAGKTTLTERVLYYSGKTHKIGEVHEGTAEMDWMEQEKERGITITSAATTCSWRGHRINIIDTPGHVDFTVEVERSLRVLDGAVGVFCAVAGVQPQSETVWRQATHYGIPRLAVINKMDRVGADFDRALESLVQKLKANPVPVTIPVGAEDDFRGVVDLLTMELVTFGDDLGLTVTREPLDGPLAEMAAPYRERLVEAAAEYDDALMQKYLPIIRRLTQAGWEPVTLARCDDPEVQIERFGGLEGKPLLLTVRNG